The following proteins are co-located in the Procambarus clarkii isolate CNS0578487 chromosome 4, FALCON_Pclarkii_2.0, whole genome shotgun sequence genome:
- the LOC138372018 gene encoding uncharacterized protein, giving the protein MTYKRKGLNARVANLTRGRRRWLERRDAVAQGRLLSSEALPASPVRGMTQQPHPASTLLTHPQPLDVYGPATTMPSTSGVAVPSTSTAVAGVAVPSTFGVAVPSTSGVAVPSTSGVAVPSTSTAVAGVAVPSTSGGMCMELAHLAQWMPICKGANYERNRSMTHSTTGGRTLILFYSGCDAETWTSCSSFYNHFINKFINKLNNFYETRNMPP; this is encoded by the exons ATGACCTATAAACGGAAGGGTCTGAATGCAAGAGTAGCCAATTTGACACGCGGTCGCCGTCGTTGGCTGGAAAGGAGAGACGCTGTAGCACAAGGGAGGTTATTATCAAGTGAAGCCCTCCCCGCCTCACCTGTGAGAGGCATGACGCAGCAGCCACACCCCGcttcgaccctcctcacacatcctcaacccctcgatgtgtatggaccggccacgacaatgccatctacatctggtgtggcagtgccatctacatctactgctgtggctggtgtggcagtgccgtctacatttggtgtggcagtgccatctacatctggtgtggcagtgccatctacatctggtgtggcagtgccatctacatctactgctgtggctggtgtggcagtgccgtctACATCTGGT gggatgtgcatggaacttgcacaccttgctcaatggatgcctatctgcaagggtgccaattatgaacgaaatcggtcgatgacacactcgactacaggtggccgaactttgatcttattttactcag ggtgtgatgctgaaacttggaccagttgcagctctttctataaccatttcataaataaatttataaacaaattgaacaatttttacgaaacccgtaatatgcccccttaa